One part of the Candidatus Desulfatibia profunda genome encodes these proteins:
- the mltC gene encoding membrane-bound lytic murein transglycosylase MltC, translating to MNKTITTLLIIVLLVACSTGDMVRVARIAATGDIASAQQMAAARAVRYATDPKALQRDILRFEKDFKKLMETFRKAVEVVWGTKEVKEPKPKIYVKYTQNYLSRASVDFDQGVITVETLDQKAPVESLKTAITTTLLTPDDPRAVDLYSAKTITLGEVPFLYGEVKDHEGEDIRWSWRAERFADYLVENTLQTRTIENGGRTQTIHYVTIAMVRDHLQVRAQKYKPVVERFAKEFSVSKNLVYAIMKTESDFNPYAVSNAPAFGLMQIVPATAGQDVSKFLNKSDLPDREFLFNPANNIQYGTAYLHLLNHKYLNDIQNPVSREYCVIAAYNTGAGNVLRTFDRNRDLAPERINRLDPLEVFNTLRRKLPYDEARRYLAKVMDAKKDFVNF from the coding sequence ATGAATAAAACAATTACAACGCTTTTGATTATAGTTCTTCTGGTGGCCTGCTCTACGGGGGACATGGTCCGGGTGGCCCGCATAGCTGCCACCGGTGATATTGCTTCAGCCCAGCAGATGGCTGCCGCAAGGGCCGTCCGTTACGCCACCGATCCCAAGGCGCTCCAGCGCGACATCCTGCGCTTTGAGAAGGATTTTAAAAAGCTTATGGAAACATTCAGAAAAGCCGTGGAAGTCGTCTGGGGCACAAAAGAAGTCAAGGAACCCAAACCCAAGATTTACGTCAAATATACCCAGAACTATCTTTCCCGTGCTTCGGTGGATTTCGATCAGGGCGTTATCACGGTTGAAACCTTGGATCAGAAAGCACCGGTTGAAAGTCTCAAGACCGCTATCACCACCACGCTGCTGACGCCGGACGATCCCAGGGCCGTGGACCTCTATTCCGCCAAAACCATCACGCTCGGAGAAGTCCCCTTTCTTTACGGCGAGGTTAAAGACCATGAAGGTGAGGATATCCGCTGGTCCTGGCGGGCCGAACGTTTTGCCGACTATCTTGTCGAAAACACCCTTCAAACCCGGACAATCGAAAACGGCGGCAGGACCCAAACCATTCATTATGTGACCATCGCTATGGTCAGAGACCATCTTCAGGTGCGAGCCCAAAAATACAAACCGGTCGTGGAACGCTTTGCAAAAGAGTTCTCCGTCAGCAAAAATCTTGTCTATGCCATCATGAAAACCGAGAGCGATTTCAACCCGTATGCGGTCAGCAATGCGCCGGCCTTCGGACTGATGCAGATCGTACCTGCCACGGCCGGCCAGGATGTCAGTAAATTTTTAAACAAAAGCGATCTGCCCGACAGGGAATTTCTGTTCAATCCCGCCAACAATATTCAATACGGCACGGCCTATTTACATCTTTTGAACCATAAATATTTAAACGACATCCAAAATCCGGTTTCCCGGGAATACTGCGTCATCGCCGCTTACAACACCGGTGCCGGCAACGTCCTACGAACCTTCGACCGCAACCGCGACCTGGCCCCGGAACGCATCAACCGTTTAGACCCGCTGGAAGTATTCAACACCCTGCGCCGCAAACTGCCCTACGATGAAGCCCGCAGGTATTTGGCCAAGGTCATGGACGCCAAAAAGGATTTTGTTAATTTTTAA
- a CDS encoding Nramp family divalent metal transporter, translating into MSPSKATDLLQELEEPHAQILLKEMEPEVAEDVRCLLTHDEETAGGITTYSLAGAEFGLRLLWYMVPITGFLILIQEMSARMGVVAGKGLAALIRERFGAAVTFYLMIGIVLTNIANTVAEFAGAVAALELFNIPRHFSAPLVALLVWLLVVKGSYRSVEKVFLGACLFYVAYIISGFLAGPDWASVAREVLTPQLDLSPPALIMIVGLVGTTIAPWMQFYLQAAVVDKGLTVRDYRIVRWDVILGSVTVSVVAFFIILVCAVTIHTHGIHIENAKEAALALAPLAGRYAAGLFAFGLLNASLFAASILPLSTAYTVCEAFGWESSVDCKFQEAPQFYTLYSLMIVLGAGVVMLPNAPLISIMFLSQVLNGLVLPIILFFMIRLISDPSVMGEHVNNKFGNVLAWCTAMLLSALSIMTVVSAIR; encoded by the coding sequence ATGTCGCCCAGCAAAGCCACCGACCTCCTCCAGGAATTGGAAGAGCCTCACGCCCAGATCCTTCTCAAGGAGATGGAGCCGGAAGTGGCCGAGGACGTGCGCTGCCTCCTAACTCACGACGAGGAAACTGCCGGCGGCATCACTACCTATTCACTGGCCGGGGCCGAGTTCGGACTCAGGCTGCTCTGGTATATGGTACCGATCACCGGTTTTCTCATCCTGATTCAAGAAATGAGCGCCCGCATGGGTGTGGTTGCAGGCAAGGGGCTGGCGGCCCTGATCCGGGAACGCTTTGGCGCGGCGGTGACCTTCTACCTGATGATCGGGATCGTTCTCACCAACATAGCCAATACCGTAGCCGAGTTTGCAGGGGCAGTAGCGGCTCTGGAACTGTTTAATATTCCACGACATTTTTCTGCTCCCCTGGTTGCACTGCTCGTATGGCTCCTAGTGGTCAAAGGCTCTTACAGGTCGGTGGAAAAGGTATTTCTTGGCGCCTGCCTCTTTTACGTTGCCTACATCATCTCAGGTTTTCTGGCGGGTCCTGACTGGGCTTCGGTTGCCCGCGAGGTTTTAACCCCCCAGCTCGACCTCTCCCCACCGGCTCTGATCATGATTGTCGGCCTGGTAGGAACTACCATCGCGCCCTGGATGCAGTTCTATCTCCAGGCAGCAGTGGTTGACAAGGGCCTGACCGTCCGCGACTACCGCATCGTGCGCTGGGACGTAATTCTCGGGTCGGTGACCGTCTCGGTGGTGGCCTTCTTCATCATCCTGGTCTGTGCCGTAACCATTCACACCCACGGCATCCACATCGAAAATGCCAAGGAGGCCGCACTGGCCCTGGCCCCGCTGGCCGGGCGCTACGCCGCCGGTCTCTTTGCCTTCGGACTCCTGAACGCCTCTCTCTTTGCCGCCTCTATTCTGCCTCTGTCCACAGCGTACACCGTGTGCGAAGCCTTTGGCTGGGAGTCCTCAGTAGACTGCAAGTTTCAGGAGGCTCCCCAGTTCTATACCCTCTATTCGCTCATGATCGTCCTTGGCGCCGGTGTAGTCATGCTCCCTAACGCCCCGCTGATTTCCATCATGTTTCTCTCTCAAGTCCTCAACGGACTCGTTCTCCCGATAATCCTCTTCTTCATGATTCGTTTGATCAGCGATCCTTCGGTCATGGGCGAGCATGTCAATAACAAGTTCGGCAATGTTTTGGCATGGTGCACGGCAATGCTCCTCAGCGCCCTCTCGATCATGACTGTGGTCAGTGCGATCCGGTAA
- the mraZ gene encoding division/cell wall cluster transcriptional repressor MraZ — MFRGSSFHTIDSKGRIIAPARFRDIIKADGANGVMISRMDSALVSYTLTEWRKIETRILSLAEKSDNLRRFRRVFIGGAFECLCDKQDRILIPPTLRQYAGLDKEIVLVGVLDHFEIWSRENWERENSYMEEGMQKEEVRNEIAKLGL; from the coding sequence ATGTTTCGAGGAAGCTCCTTTCATACCATCGATTCAAAAGGGCGTATTATCGCACCGGCCAGGTTTCGTGACATCATTAAAGCCGATGGGGCCAACGGTGTCATGATATCCAGAATGGACAGCGCGCTGGTGTCTTATACGTTAACGGAATGGCGCAAAATCGAAACCCGAATACTGTCCCTGGCCGAAAAAAGCGACAACCTGCGTCGGTTTCGAAGGGTCTTCATAGGGGGAGCCTTTGAATGCCTGTGTGATAAACAGGACCGTATTTTGATCCCGCCGACGCTAAGACAATATGCAGGGCTCGACAAGGAGATTGTGCTTGTCGGGGTTCTCGATCACTTCGAAATCTGGTCCCGTGAAAACTGGGAAAGGGAAAATTCGTACATGGAAGAAGGCATGCAAAAAGAGGAGGTCAGAAACGAAATCGCAAAATTAGGGCTTTGA
- the rsmH gene encoding 16S rRNA (cytosine(1402)-N(4))-methyltransferase RsmH, translated as MSFTHIPVMPKEVAFYLNCSPGKIFVDCTLGGSGHARTICEKILPGGVLIGIDQDKDAIRNAENVLKSFDVAVHLFHDNFINLPDIIHHLGVAAVDGILLDLGISLHQLESSGRGFSFKKNEPLDMRMDIRSTTRAEDLINRLEEKDLKQLFFKYGEERWAAPIARQIVHKRQRRAIQSSAQLAQIVSEAVPKQALKQKIHPATRVFMALRIAVNRELENLDVFMQNVADLLNPKGRLCVLSFHSLEDRIVKQRMKALEKGCVCPPDFPKCTCKQKPLVRSLTKKPVRPTQDEIAQNPMARSAKLRAVEKI; from the coding sequence ATGTCGTTTACACACATTCCTGTGATGCCAAAGGAAGTGGCCTTCTACCTGAACTGCAGTCCGGGAAAAATTTTTGTAGACTGTACGCTTGGCGGTTCGGGGCACGCCCGAACAATTTGCGAAAAAATACTTCCAGGAGGTGTTTTGATCGGCATAGATCAAGATAAGGATGCCATCCGGAACGCAGAGAACGTGCTGAAATCGTTCGACGTGGCTGTCCACCTCTTTCATGATAATTTTATAAATCTTCCTGATATTATTCATCATTTGGGGGTCGCTGCCGTGGACGGCATTCTTCTGGATCTTGGCATCTCGCTTCATCAGCTTGAATCGAGCGGCAGAGGGTTCAGTTTTAAAAAAAATGAACCGCTCGATATGCGCATGGACATAAGATCGACCACCAGGGCTGAAGATTTAATCAACCGGTTGGAGGAAAAAGACCTCAAACAACTTTTTTTTAAATACGGAGAGGAACGCTGGGCAGCGCCGATTGCCAGACAAATCGTCCATAAAAGACAGCGTCGTGCCATACAATCGAGTGCACAACTGGCCCAAATTGTAAGTGAAGCGGTTCCCAAGCAGGCCCTGAAGCAAAAAATCCACCCTGCCACCCGCGTATTCATGGCGCTTAGAATTGCTGTCAACAGGGAGCTTGAAAATCTCGATGTGTTCATGCAAAACGTTGCAGATCTTTTAAATCCCAAAGGTCGCCTCTGTGTTCTATCGTTTCACTCCCTGGAAGATCGAATTGTCAAGCAACGCATGAAAGCCCTGGAAAAGGGCTGTGTTTGTCCTCCGGATTTCCCGAAATGTACATGTAAACAAAAACCGCTCGTGCGCTCATTGACGAAAAAGCCGGTACGCCCGACCCAAGACGAAATTGCACAAAACCCCATGGCAAGAAGTGCAAAATTAAGGGCCGTTGAAAAGATCTAG
- a CDS encoding cell division protein FtsL, with product MNQKNQKKSRRLKELGFWIILLLFFISELFLYTWCRVQCVAIGYEISKIAYRQKEITALRNNLKIELASLKSPARIAEIAKSRLGLTMPTPEQLILIP from the coding sequence ATGAACCAAAAAAACCAAAAAAAGTCGCGCAGGCTGAAGGAACTGGGATTCTGGATCATTCTGCTGCTCTTTTTTATTTCGGAACTTTTCCTTTATACCTGGTGCCGGGTCCAATGTGTCGCGATCGGATATGAAATTTCAAAGATCGCATACCGCCAAAAGGAGATAACTGCCTTGCGCAACAACTTGAAGATCGAACTGGCCAGTCTGAAGTCTCCTGCAAGGATTGCTGAAATTGCCAAAAGCAGGCTGGGTTTGACAATGCCTACACCGGAGCAACTGATACTGATTCCATGA
- a CDS encoding penicillin-binding protein 2, whose translation MKAADNKHIKLRVIIVGVLFSLFFATIGAKAVYLQIFCGPRLSQKAANQYEKSFKSSGKRGAIYDTNLTEMAVSVDVTSIAAHPEQMVDIPSTTKTIANLLKMDRGSLLRKLSSDRKFVWIKRHVAPKEARAVRDLDCAGLAFITEHKRFYPNKTLAAPLLGFTNVDDNGLEGLEFYYDNYLKGASTYITVLIDALGRGFNAEETQVPNYNGCNLILTIDRTIQYIVEKTLEETITKFSAKSGIAIVMAPKTGALLAMTQYPFFNPNTFSDFNRELWRNRSITDPFEPGSTMKIFSAAAALESGTSSLNSIYYCENGTYRIGKDIIHDTHPYEWLTLEQIVKLSSNIGAVKVTEITGPERLYKTLQDFGFGAKTGIDCPGESAGSLAPYKRWSKIDAGTIAFGQGISASALQLTSATAAIANDGILMKPFIVQAITDENGRLIQTFGPQKIRRAVSSATARTITQIMRTVTKEGGTGVQAALEGYSACGKTGTAQKIDENGEYAKGKFIASFVGFAPAEKPAVVILVVIDEPRKEHYGGVVAAPAFREIAHKTLNYLNIPPKSKTDRLTAAIDSEA comes from the coding sequence ATGAAAGCCGCCGATAACAAACATATTAAATTGCGCGTGATTATCGTGGGGGTGCTCTTTAGCCTCTTTTTCGCGACAATCGGTGCCAAAGCCGTTTATCTTCAGATTTTCTGCGGCCCCCGTCTCTCTCAAAAAGCCGCCAACCAGTACGAAAAATCTTTCAAATCCTCCGGAAAACGCGGAGCGATCTATGATACCAACCTCACTGAAATGGCTGTCAGTGTCGATGTAACATCTATCGCCGCACATCCCGAGCAGATGGTCGATATACCGTCAACAACAAAAACGATCGCCAACCTGCTGAAAATGGACAGGGGCTCGCTTTTGCGCAAGCTTTCTTCCGATCGCAAGTTCGTGTGGATAAAACGTCATGTTGCGCCCAAGGAAGCCCGGGCGGTCCGGGATCTGGACTGTGCCGGTTTAGCTTTCATCACTGAACACAAACGCTTTTATCCGAACAAGACACTTGCAGCCCCGCTGCTCGGATTTACCAATGTCGATGACAACGGCTTGGAAGGCCTTGAATTCTACTATGACAACTATCTCAAAGGCGCATCCACGTATATCACGGTATTAATAGATGCCCTTGGCCGGGGCTTCAATGCCGAAGAAACTCAGGTTCCAAATTATAACGGCTGTAATCTCATCCTCACGATTGACCGGACCATCCAGTATATTGTCGAAAAAACGCTTGAAGAAACGATCACAAAGTTTTCAGCCAAATCCGGAATTGCCATCGTAATGGCCCCAAAAACAGGGGCGCTGCTGGCTATGACGCAATATCCGTTTTTCAACCCCAATACGTTTAGCGATTTTAACCGAGAACTTTGGAGAAACCGGTCAATCACCGATCCGTTTGAACCGGGTTCAACCATGAAAATCTTCAGTGCGGCTGCGGCCCTGGAGTCCGGAACGAGTTCCCTAAACAGCATCTATTATTGCGAAAACGGCACTTACAGAATCGGAAAAGACATAATCCACGATACACATCCCTATGAGTGGCTGACCCTGGAGCAGATCGTCAAGCTTTCAAGCAATATCGGTGCCGTCAAAGTGACCGAAATTACCGGACCCGAACGGCTTTACAAAACATTGCAGGATTTTGGTTTCGGGGCCAAGACCGGCATAGACTGTCCGGGGGAAAGCGCCGGGAGCCTGGCGCCTTACAAGCGCTGGTCCAAGATCGATGCCGGAACCATTGCCTTTGGCCAGGGAATTTCCGCATCTGCCCTGCAGCTTACTTCAGCCACGGCTGCCATCGCCAATGACGGAATTCTGATGAAGCCTTTCATTGTCCAGGCCATAACCGATGAAAACGGCCGGCTGATCCAGACCTTCGGCCCCCAAAAGATAAGAAGGGCCGTTTCATCGGCAACCGCCAGGACCATCACCCAAATCATGCGGACCGTCACCAAAGAAGGCGGTACCGGCGTCCAGGCGGCCCTTGAGGGCTATTCAGCCTGCGGCAAAACCGGGACAGCCCAGAAAATTGACGAAAACGGTGAATACGCCAAGGGAAAATTCATCGCATCCTTCGTGGGGTTCGCACCTGCTGAAAAGCCCGCAGTGGTTATTCTAGTTGTCATCGACGAACCCCGGAAAGAGCATTACGGCGGCGTCGTAGCGGCTCCGGCTTTTAGGGAGATCGCCCATAAGACACTAAATTATTTGAACATACCGCCAAAAAGCAAAACTGACAGGCTAACTGCCGCCATTGATAGCGAGGCCTGA
- a CDS encoding UDP-N-acetylmuramoyl-L-alanyl-D-glutamate--2,6-diaminopimelate ligase has product MNLSRLLEAVTPLKMTGANGDRLEIGSIHYRAQEVQPGGLFVAIRGLAADGHDFINAALSRGALAIVTQKPVNYKEAVIIKVENTRKALAAISDRFYASPSEKLTMVAITGTNGKTTTAFLIERILQCAGTAVGVIGTLNFRYGGKTFSNPMTTPESTDLQRILADMLANGITHVAMEVSSHAIDLHRIDHCRFDVAVFTNLTRDHLDYHGDMESYWRCKKRLFTDILGSGPQKHRVAAVINHNNEKGRELLSLLSERPDQSTILSAGEADGSSIRCQQIEYGLTGMSGRISTPKGSFELKSSLVGRHNLENILCAAGVGIALDLSLADIKTGLEAVSSVPGRLERIPNDSERFVYVDYAHTPDALKNVLSALKRMATGRMICVFGCGGNRDRDKRPQMGAISGRLCDLSVVTTDNPRTEPPLEIIGQILQGTRKTVAHEYSGQDLATGFHQKGYVIEPDRKHAIRLALLASRPGDTVLIAGKGNETYQIIGADTFPFDDREQVREALSALALISDNKRQIDVKNNTLSMNYT; this is encoded by the coding sequence ATGAATCTTTCACGTCTACTCGAAGCTGTCACACCGCTGAAGATGACCGGCGCCAACGGAGACCGGCTCGAAATCGGCTCAATTCATTACCGGGCACAGGAAGTTCAACCCGGCGGCCTTTTTGTTGCGATAAGGGGACTTGCGGCCGACGGCCATGACTTTATAAACGCAGCGCTGTCAAGAGGCGCCTTGGCAATTGTTACCCAGAAACCTGTTAATTATAAAGAAGCGGTCATCATCAAAGTTGAAAACACCCGCAAGGCCCTGGCGGCGATTTCCGACCGGTTTTACGCCAGCCCGTCGGAAAAGCTGACGATGGTCGCCATCACCGGCACCAACGGTAAAACAACGACGGCTTTTTTGATCGAACGCATCCTGCAGTGCGCCGGTACCGCGGTCGGGGTTATCGGGACGCTTAATTTCCGGTATGGCGGTAAAACCTTCAGCAATCCGATGACAACCCCCGAATCTACGGATCTCCAGAGGATCCTGGCGGATATGCTCGCAAACGGCATTACCCATGTTGCCATGGAAGTTTCTTCACATGCTATCGACCTTCACAGAATCGACCACTGTCGCTTCGATGTCGCCGTATTTACAAACCTGACACGGGACCACCTTGATTATCACGGCGACATGGAATCTTACTGGCGCTGTAAAAAACGGTTGTTCACCGACATTCTGGGTTCAGGCCCCCAAAAACACCGGGTGGCGGCTGTGATAAATCACAATAATGAAAAAGGCAGGGAACTGTTAAGCCTGCTTTCGGAACGCCCGGACCAATCGACAATACTTTCCGCGGGCGAAGCCGACGGCAGCAGCATTCGGTGTCAGCAGATCGAATACGGCCTGACCGGCATGAGCGGCAGGATTTCAACGCCGAAGGGTTCTTTTGAATTAAAATCATCCCTGGTTGGACGGCACAACCTGGAAAACATTCTCTGCGCGGCGGGAGTCGGCATCGCCCTGGACCTTTCTTTGGCCGATATTAAAACCGGCCTGGAAGCGGTTTCCAGCGTCCCCGGTCGCCTTGAACGCATTCCAAATGACAGTGAGCGTTTCGTCTATGTCGATTATGCCCATACCCCTGACGCCCTCAAAAACGTTCTTTCCGCCTTGAAACGTATGGCAACCGGCAGAATGATCTGCGTATTCGGCTGCGGCGGCAACCGGGACAGGGACAAACGCCCTCAAATGGGCGCAATATCTGGCCGGCTCTGCGACCTTAGCGTTGTTACAACCGATAACCCGCGCACCGAGCCGCCCTTGGAAATCATCGGCCAGATTCTTCAAGGAACCCGCAAGACCGTTGCACATGAATATAGCGGACAGGATCTGGCAACCGGCTTTCATCAAAAAGGTTATGTGATCGAACCGGATCGTAAACATGCCATTCGGTTGGCGCTGCTGGCATCCCGACCGGGGGATACCGTTCTTATCGCCGGTAAGGGCAATGAAACGTATCAAATTATCGGAGCTGACACCTTTCCCTTTGACGACCGCGAGCAGGTCCGGGAAGCACTTTCAGCCCTGGCCCTGATTTCTGATAACAAACGGCAAATAGATGTTAAAAATAACACGCTATCAATGAATTATACATAA
- a CDS encoding UDP-N-acetylmuramoyl-tripeptide--D-alanyl-D-alanine ligase produces the protein MTTPIPWTTADILKATAGELLYGDIHCAFAGVSIDSRRITPDDLFVAIKGEVHDGHSFAGDVIASGVRGLVISKNNIDAPAGRLCRQKKVVCVAVTDTTKALGDLAAFQRNRSNVSVVAITGSNGKTTTRTMTAAVVARCFRTLATSGNLNNEIGLPLTLLNLNPDHQWAVVELGMNRPGEIGRLAEICRPNIGVITNIGPAHLEGLGSVAAVMEAKGELLAKIGSDGTAVLNADDPRLLRLADKTPANVLLFGVSEGARIRARSIQAKGLGLAFTLTLPSESISVELDTPGSFMISNALAAAAVGHLLGVSAAEIKKGLEGFVPVKGRLNILKTRRGIHIIDDTYNANPGSMSVAIATLRALKKDGRGVLIIGDMLELGQYSESMHREIGALSAKSKISRLYATGKFAQTVAAGARDENMDSGNIMIGSKDEIFQHVTGWLESGDWILVKGSRSMAMETIVAKLMDWANG, from the coding sequence ATGACAACGCCGATACCCTGGACCACCGCCGACATCTTAAAAGCAACCGCAGGAGAGTTGTTGTACGGGGATATCCATTGTGCCTTTGCGGGCGTCTCCATCGATTCGCGCCGGATAACCCCCGATGATCTCTTTGTTGCCATCAAAGGCGAGGTTCATGACGGCCACAGTTTTGCCGGCGATGTCATTGCGTCCGGTGTTAGGGGCCTTGTCATCAGCAAGAACAATATCGATGCGCCGGCCGGACGATTATGCCGGCAAAAAAAGGTGGTCTGTGTCGCCGTAACCGACACGACCAAAGCGTTGGGTGACCTGGCTGCTTTTCAACGCAACCGTTCCAACGTTTCGGTGGTAGCCATTACGGGGTCCAACGGCAAAACCACTACCCGGACGATGACCGCTGCGGTCGTGGCGCGATGCTTTCGAACGCTGGCAACCAGCGGCAATCTGAACAATGAAATCGGCCTGCCCTTGACGCTGCTGAACCTCAACCCGGACCACCAGTGGGCGGTGGTGGAACTCGGTATGAACAGACCCGGAGAAATCGGAAGACTTGCTGAAATTTGCAGGCCCAACATCGGCGTGATTACCAATATCGGCCCGGCCCACCTGGAAGGGCTGGGCTCCGTTGCTGCCGTCATGGAAGCCAAGGGTGAACTGCTTGCCAAAATCGGGTCGGACGGTACGGCGGTCCTGAATGCCGACGATCCGAGACTGCTCCGGTTGGCGGACAAAACTCCCGCGAACGTTCTGCTGTTCGGTGTATCCGAAGGGGCCCGGATCAGGGCCCGTTCAATTCAGGCAAAGGGGCTGGGTCTTGCATTTACCCTGACACTGCCGTCGGAAAGCATTTCCGTTGAACTCGACACCCCCGGCAGCTTTATGATTTCCAATGCCCTGGCCGCCGCAGCGGTCGGGCATCTTTTGGGCGTAAGCGCCGCGGAAATTAAAAAGGGGCTCGAAGGGTTCGTGCCGGTTAAAGGCCGATTGAACATCCTTAAAACACGCAGAGGGATCCATATTATCGACGACACCTATAATGCCAACCCGGGCTCCATGTCGGTCGCAATCGCAACGCTGCGGGCCTTAAAGAAAGATGGCAGGGGGGTTCTTATCATCGGCGACATGCTCGAACTTGGGCAGTATTCGGAATCGATGCACCGCGAGATCGGCGCTTTGAGTGCAAAATCGAAGATCTCAAGGCTTTATGCCACCGGCAAGTTCGCCCAAACGGTCGCCGCAGGCGCCCGGGACGAAAATATGGATTCCGGCAATATTATGATCGGCTCCAAGGATGAAATCTTCCAACACGTCACCGGCTGGCTGGAATCCGGGGACTGGATTCTGGTAAAGGGCAGCCGCTCAATGGCCATGGAAACGATCGTTGCCAAGCTGATGGACTGGGCCAACGGCTGA
- a CDS encoding phospho-N-acetylmuramoyl-pentapeptide-transferase has product MLYHLLYPLHTTISVLNVFRYITFRTIYASLTAFLICFLMGPWVIRKLSHWQIGQYIREDGPQTHHTKAGTPTMGGMLIIFSIVVSTLLWANLTNYYVWIVLLATVGYGGIGFIDDYLMQIKKQSKGLTVRSKFLLQAILALATGILVYISPDFSACVTVPFLKKVTPDLGWGYILFAAFVIIGTSNAVNLTDGLDGLAIGPFIVASAAYMVFAYVAGHSKIAGYLQINYVAGSGEITIFCGTMIGAGLGFLWFNTYPAQIFMGDVGSLSLGAALGSVAVITKQEILLVLVGGLFVIETLSVIFQVGFFKMTHGRRIFKMAPLHHHFELKGWPEPKIIVRFWIIAIALALLSMSTLKLR; this is encoded by the coding sequence ATGCTGTATCATCTACTATATCCGCTGCACACCACCATATCGGTCTTGAATGTATTTCGATACATTACGTTCCGGACGATCTATGCCAGCCTGACGGCTTTTTTAATCTGTTTTTTAATGGGACCCTGGGTGATTCGGAAACTCAGTCATTGGCAGATCGGTCAGTATATCAGAGAGGACGGTCCGCAAACCCACCATACAAAGGCCGGCACACCGACCATGGGCGGGATGCTGATCATTTTCTCAATTGTGGTCTCAACACTGCTTTGGGCGAATTTAACCAACTATTACGTTTGGATCGTGCTGCTGGCCACCGTTGGATACGGCGGCATCGGTTTTATCGACGACTATCTCATGCAGATCAAAAAGCAAAGCAAGGGATTAACGGTTCGCAGCAAGTTCCTTTTGCAGGCGATTCTGGCACTGGCCACCGGCATTCTGGTATACATATCTCCGGACTTTTCAGCATGCGTCACCGTACCGTTTTTAAAAAAAGTGACACCGGATCTTGGGTGGGGATACATCCTGTTCGCGGCCTTTGTGATTATCGGCACATCAAATGCGGTCAACCTGACAGACGGACTCGACGGCCTCGCCATCGGGCCGTTTATCGTTGCCTCGGCGGCATACATGGTCTTTGCCTATGTCGCCGGTCACAGTAAAATTGCCGGCTATCTGCAGATCAATTACGTTGCCGGAAGCGGGGAAATAACCATTTTCTGCGGGACCATGATCGGGGCGGGCCTTGGATTTCTATGGTTCAACACGTATCCCGCCCAGATTTTTATGGGCGATGTCGGCTCCCTCTCACTGGGTGCGGCCTTAGGTTCCGTGGCCGTCATCACCAAGCAGGAGATCCTGCTGGTATTGGTCGGCGGGCTTTTTGTTATTGAAACCCTGTCTGTAATTTTTCAGGTCGGTTTTTTCAAAATGACCCACGGCCGCCGAATCTTTAAAATGGCCCCGCTGCACCACCACTTTGAACTGAAAGGATGGCCGGAACCGAAAATCATTGTCCGGTTCTGGATCATTGCGATTGCATTGGCGCTGTTGTCCATGAGTACGCTGAAACTCAGGTAA